One segment of Panicum virgatum strain AP13 chromosome 1K, P.virgatum_v5, whole genome shotgun sequence DNA contains the following:
- the LOC120675175 gene encoding anthocyanidin reductase ((2S)-flavan-3-ol-forming)-like, with protein sequence MSASSDKKKTACVTGGSGYIGSALIKMLLEKGYAVKTTVRNPDDVAKNSHLKELQALGPLEVLRADLGEQGSFDEAVAGCDYAFLVAAPMNVRTKDPQKELVEAAVHGTLNVMRSCVRAGTVKRVVLTSSAAAVATRPLEGDGHVLDEDSWSDVEYITANKSPFWAYPVSKVLLEKEASRFAQEHGVSLVTICPVVVLGAAPARKADASVPAMLSLLSGDQAAFGVVKAIEATTGCVPLVHVDDLCRAEIFLAEETAAAGRYNCGSLNTTIVEIARFLAHKYPQYNVNTDNLPGDLLEKPRVCLSSEKLVGQGFEFKYKTLDEIYDNVVEYGKALGLLPN encoded by the exons ATGTCGGCGTCGTCGGACAAGAAGAAGACGGCGTGCGTGACGGGAGGGAGCGGGTACATCGGCTCGGCGCTGATCAAGATGCTGCTGGAGAAGGGCTACGCCGTGAAGACGACGGTCAGGAACCCCG ATGACGTGGCCAAGAACTCGCACCTCAAGGAGTTGCAGGCACTTGGCCCCCTGGAGGTCCTCCGCGCCGACCTGGGCGAACAAGGCAGCTTTGACGAAGCCGTTGCCGGCTGCGACTACGCCTTCCTCGTCGCTGCTCCGATGAACGTCCGAACAAAGGATCCTCAG AAGGAGCTGGTCGAGGCCGCCGTCCATGGAACTCTGAACGTCATGAGGTCGTGCGTGAGAGCCGGGACTGTGAAGCGCGTGGTCCTAACCTCTTCGGCGGCCGCGGTCGCCACCAGGCCGTTGGAAGGCGACGGGCACGTGCTGGACGAGGACTCCTGGTCCGACGTCGAGTACATCACGGCCAACAAGTCTCCCTTTTGG GCGTACCCGGTGTCCAAGGTGTTGCTGGAGAAAGAGGCGTCCAGGTTCGCGCAGGAGCACGGCGTCAGCCTCGTCACCATCTGccccgtcgtcgtcctcggcgcGGCGCCCGCCAGAAAGGCCGACGCGAGCGTTCCGGCCATGCTCTCCCTGCTATCCG GCGACCAGGCAGCGTTCGGCGTGGTGAAAGCCATCGAGGCGACCACCGGCTGTGTGCCGCTGGTTCACGTCGACGACCTCTGCCGCGCCGAGATATTCCTCGCTGAGgagacggcggccgcggggaggtACAACTGCGGCAGCCTCAACACGACCATCGTCGAGATCGCCCGTTTCCTGGCACACAAGTATCCACAGTACAACGTGAACACAGATAATCT CCCCGGCGATTTGCTTGAGAAACCGAGAGTGTGCCTCTCGTCAGAGAAGCTCGTCGGTCAAGGCTTCGAGTTCAAGTACAAGACTCTGGATGAGATTTACGACAACGTCGTCGAGTACGGCAAGGCTCTTGGCCTTCTGCCCAACTGA
- the LOC120652061 gene encoding uncharacterized protein LOC120652061: MASASLPAPALGRAAPLKAFDYSRTGVRGLVESSVSSVQELFRHPDPYGSLSLASAARSWGFFHLVNHQHALPNPVPAANYDYPARALAAVRAFNELVDGGACAALRPPRTARAFVSCPLKSGVKRAGSPGTWAWS, from the coding sequence ATGGCGTCCGCCTCCCTCCCGGCTCCCGCgctcggccgcgccgcgcccctgAAGGCCTTCGACTACAGCCGCACGGGCGTGCGCGGCCTCGTGGAGTCCAGCGTCTCCTCCGTCCAGGAGCTCTTCCGCCACCCAGACCCCTAcggctcgctctcgctcgcgtcGGCTGCCCGCAGCTGGGGCTTCTTCCACCTCGTCAACCACCAGCACGCGCTCCCCAACCCCGTCCCCGCAGCGAACTACGACTACCCCGCGCGCGCCCTCGCCGCAGTGCGCGCCTTCAACGAGCTAGTGGACGGCGGAGCGTGCGCCGCTCTACGGCCGCCGCGGACGGCGCGGGCCTTTGTGAGTTGTCCCCTGAAGAGCGGCGTGAAGAGGGCAGGAAGTCCGGGAACTTGGGCATGGTCATAA
- the LOC120675567 gene encoding anthocyanidin reductase ((2S)-flavan-3-ol-forming)-like, whose translation MSGGDKQTTACVTGGNGYIASALIKTLLHKGYAVKTTVRNRDDMAKNSHLEDLQAIGPLQVLRADLDEDGSFDEAVAGCDYAFLVAAPMNLKSENPEKELIEAAVRGTLNVLRSCVKAGTVKRVVLTSSAAAVSTRPQLQGDGHELDEESWSDVDYLTANKSSAPPQAYPVSKVLVEKEASRFAQEHGMSLVTVCPPVVVGASPARRNHTSVPANLSLLSGDQAAFAVLKAIERDTGCMPLVHVDDLCRAEVFVAEAAAAAAGRYICCSLNTTIVDIARFLAHKYPQYNVNTKNLSVEVLEKPRVCLSSAKLIREGFQYKYRTLDEIYVDFVEYGKALGILPN comes from the exons ATGTCGGGCGGCGACAAGCAGACGACGGCGTGCGTGACCGGCGGGAACGGGTACATCGCCTCCGCCCTCATCAAGACGCTGCTGCACAAGGGCTACGCCGTGAAGACGACGGTCAGGAACCGCG ATGACATGGCCAAGAACTCGCACCTCGAGGACTTGCAGGCAATCGGCCCCCTGCAGGTCCTCCGCGCCGACCTGGATGAAGACGGCAGCTTTGACGAAGCCGTCGCCGGCTGCGACTACGCCTTCCTCGTCGCTGCTCCGATGAACCTCAAATCGGAGAATCCTGAG AAAGAGCTGATCGAGGCCGCCGTCCGTGGAACCCTGAACGTCTTGAGGTCGTGCGTGAAAGCGGGCACCGTGAAGCGCGTGGTCCTGACCTCGTCGGCGGCCGCCGTCTCCACCAGGCCGCAGCTGCAAGGCGACGGCCACGAGCTGGACGAGGAGTCCTGGTCCGACGTCGACTACCTCACTGCCAACAAG TCatctgcgccgccgcaggcgtACCCGGTCTCCAAGGTGCTCGTGGAGAAGGAGGCGTCCAGGTTCGCGCAGGAGCACGGCATGAGCCTGGTCACCGTCTGTCcccccgtcgtcgtcggcgcgTCACCGGCCAGAAGGAACCACACCAGCGTTCCCGCCAACCTCTCTTTGCTATCCG GTGACCAGGCAGCGTTCGCGGTGCTGAAAGCCATCGAGAGGGACACCGGCTGTATGCCGCTGGTACACGTGGACGACCTCTGCCGCGCCGAGGTGTTCGTcgctgaggcggcggcggcggccgcggggaggtACATCTGCTGCAGCCTCAACACGACCATCGTCGACATCGCCCGTTTCCTGGCACACAAGTATCCACAGTACAATGTGAACACAAAAAATCT CTCCGTCGAGGTGCTTGAGAAACCCAGAGTGTGCCTCTCGTCAGCAAAGCTCATCAGGGAAGGGTTTCAGTACAAGTACAGGACCCTGGATGAGATATACGTCGACTTCGTGGAGTACGGGAAGGCTCTGGGCATTCTGCCCAACTGA